CAAGAGTTTGCGGAAGATCCTGCAAGTAAATAAACGCTAGGAAGCTGCAGCCGCTTCCACCACTGGGAGCAGATTCATTTTCCGACTCAGCTCCGCCTTTATACTAAACTCCGCCACCTGAGCCGAGACAGACCCACACTAACGAGCCGCTGGAGGAGAAATGATGACAGCAAGCAGGGACGAGTTTGGTACGCGGGGTACCAGGCTGCCTGCGAAGCACTGAGGGCATCCAAGGAGCCTTGCAAGGGCCAGGGGGAAAACAGCAGGAAGATGAGGGCAGCACCCCGACCGCTCTTCCCTTACACTTTCATGATCTTCAAGGCCATCACGTCTTTCCTGAGGGTAGAAACTTCCTCCTCTtgcttcttcttttccttgtgcAGGAACTGGATGTAGTCAATGGCTGAGCATGAAAATAGAGAGTGAGGATTTGAGAGCAAACGCGGGCCCCCGAGATCCCCACAGAAGGTGGCAGACCTGGGGCGCCCACACCTGGGCAGCATCAGCTCCTGGCTGCCCTGACTCTcctcggggaggggggcagagatGGATAGCACCTGGGCTCCCCCAGAGCATCGTCACACCAGAAGGTCCACAAGTGCTGAACCTCTGCCCTGCGTAGCTCTCGTGAGGCGTTTTGGGGGTTGATAGcaccctcttccctctccccaccctcgaGACTCACTTTTCTGGAGGACGATGGCCTTGCTCAGCTTCTGGCAGCCTATGGAGAAATCCTGCTGCTCACAGGTGGGAACGATGGCCTGCAAGTCATCGTAGCCTTTCTGTGGGAAGGCAGAGCCACAGCTCAGGTGTTTGGAGTTCAGCAATGTGGGAGTGGTTGTTTCAAAAGGTGTCAAATCCCAAATCCCAGCTCCCACTCTACAACCAGCCAGAGGCGAGCTGGCTCTCAGCAGACTCGTGTCTGGGGAGGGCAGatccagcagcaaaacaaagggGAAGGTGCCGCAGGGCCCCGGGAACCGGCGAGTTGCTGCGCTCAGACAGCGCGCGCAGCCTCCCGGGTTACCTTGATGGCATCTCGCCTCTTCTGCTCCGCCTGGGTGTGTGCCCGCCTGCGCCGGTCCTTGTACGACTCCTTGTAGGGCTCCTGGTGATAATCGCTGTCCTCATCGTCTGCGTGGAGGGAACTCGTGTGAGTGTGAGCTACCCGGGGAGCTCCCTAAGCACGGGGGGCAGAGGTGCACGGAGGGGCAATGGCTCGAGGCCCCGGCTGGGCCCCATGGGCCGTGGCCAGGCTCAGGCAGGCCCCGTGCCCTGGGGCCGTAGTCGGTTCCAGCAGGTCAGGACAAGGACAAATGCCGCGAGGAGCACTGCCAACTCTCTCCTGGCggagctgggcaggaggaagATGCCAGCAGCTCCCTTGGGAAGGCGTCAAAACCGGACCGATTCCCTCTCCCAAATACTGCTGGAAACAGCAACGCCTTGAGGCTGCTCCCCACCAtcctccccggggggggggatccTGCCCAGCTGTTATCCCCGCCTCGGCACGGGGCTGAGAGCTGGAAGTCCTGCTCCGTGCTGGGCATCCCAGTGAGCAGAAAGACCCCCGGTCACAGAGGACGAACCCCCCCAGACCCACCTGTATTGGGGACAGAGGAGGCGCTGGTGGAGCCGATGCTGTTGGCCCGGGACACGATGCTTCCTTTCCTCGCATTTTCCATGAAAAGCGCTGGAAGGTTTCACGGAGTCAGTGACaacatgggatgggatggggggggggcggtcacCGGCAGCCGCTGTCACCGCCGTGCCGGGGACAAGCGGCTGCTGCgaccccgcgggggggggggggggggggcagggcccCGGCACCTACCCGAGTCCAGGCCATTGTCGCCGTAGGCTGCGTCCACCTtgcgcggggccggcgggaggggagaggaggcgtCAGGCGTGGAGGGGGGGGAGCTGCCACCGTAGcccccccggcagcaccccccgcccccgagctCCGGTCTCCGCGCGCTCAGTGACCTTTGGCCTCTGCCCCTCGCCTTGACCCTGCCCCTCGTGctctccctcggccccgccgctcgtccct
This sequence is a window from Rissa tridactyla isolate bRisTri1 chromosome 19, bRisTri1.patW.cur.20221130, whole genome shotgun sequence. Protein-coding genes within it:
- the MLX gene encoding max-like protein X, with translation MAEPPGAAVEDSWAKVDAAYGDNGLDSALFMENARKGSIVSRANSIGSTSASSVPNTDDEDSDYHQEPYKESYKDRRRRAHTQAEQKRRDAIKKGYDDLQAIVPTCEQQDFSIGCQKLSKAIVLQKTIDYIQFLHKEKKKQEEEVSTLRKDVMALKIMKVNYEQIVKAHQDNPNEGKDQVSDEVKFNVFQGIMDSLFQSFNASISVTSFQELSACVFSWIEEHCKPQTLRDIVIGVLHQLKSQLY